A stretch of DNA from Clostridium sp. JN-9:
GTTTGTTAGCGGCATGGATTTTTCTAAATGGCTTAATAATGAGTATATCCCTAATAATAAAGATAAAGTATGGATAAAAGAAGTATCTTCAAAATCAGTTAAGCAGGCTATTATGAATGGAGAAAAAGCCTTTAAGAAGTTCTTCAAAGGTGAAGCTGGTTTCCCAAAATTCAAGAAAAAGAAAAACCAAGATGTTAAAGCCTACTTTCCTAAAAACAATGAAACAGACTGGACTATTGAAAGACATAGGATTAAAATACCAACTTTAGGCTGGATTAGGCTCAAAGAATACGGCTATATACCAGCTAATGGCAGAATAACAAGTGGAACAGTAAGTCAAAAAGCTGACAGATATTATGTTTCTGTATTAGTTGAAGAAGATATAAAGATTAATAATAAACGTTGTTCTGAAGGAATAGGGGTGGATTTGGGACTCAAAGATTTTGCAATTTGTAGTGATGGTTTAACTAAGAAAAATATTAATAAAACTAAAACAGTTAAAAAAGTAGAAAAGAAACTAAAACGTGAGCAAAGAAAACTTTCAAGGAAATATGAAAGTTTAAAATTAAGAAATAAAAAAGAGAAAGGGGAAGCTGCTCATCAAAATATCCAAAAACAAATGGTCAAGGTGCAAAAACTTCATCAAAGACTTACAAATATTAGAACTGATTATATTAATAAAACAGTAAGTGAGTTAATAAAGCAAAAACCAAGCTTTATAACAATAGAAGATTTAAATATAAAAGGAATGATGAAGAACCGTCATTTAGCAAAGGCAGTTGCACAGCAAAAGTTTTATGAATTTAGAACAAAACTTATTTCAAAAAGTAAACAAAATGGTATTGAAGTAAGAATAGTTGATAGATTTTATCCAAGTAGTAAAACTTGTAGCTGCTGCGGAAATATTAAAGAGGATTTAAAACTATCAGATAGGGTGTATAAATGTGATAATTGCAATACTTCTATTGATAGAGATTTAAATGCTTCAATCAATTTAGCTAATGCTAAAGAATATAAGATAGCTTAATTAAACAAGCGCTTATATGTGTACCGAGGGCTATTTCGGGAATTTACGCCTGTGGAGTGCTATACAAACTGTAGTAGCTTAGGCAAGGCAGAGTACAATGAAACAGGAATTTTCTCAGTATGGATACATTTGACCATATTTTGAGTAGCAGTGTCAGGACACAGCTCAGCTCCAAACCTTGCAAAGGATACTATTTACCCGGCATGTATTTTTGTTACTGATCTTCAGGGAATAGTAACTAAAAATGTTGATTCACAGCAGCCAATAATTCTTTCAGTAGGAAAGTTCATTGGAGGAACAAAGGCAAATGTTATTGGTAAATACACAGATATTGATATTTCAATGAGATACTTTGACCTTAAGGTTAGAGAAGTAGTGCATGAAGCAATAAAAAGACATGCAAAGGCTATCGCAGATGCTTATGAGATCAAGGTTGATACAACCATAGAGCAAAGTGCACTCAGCCTTTATAATGATGATGAATTAACAGCAATAGCGGATAATGCTTCTAAAAAAGTCTTTGGAAAAGGTAAAAATATAGCTTTACCGAAATTAATGGGATCAGAGGACATGTCATATTATTTTCAACATACTAAAGGGGTTTATGCAATGCTTGGATATAGAAATGAGGAAAAGGGAAGTATATACTATCCTCATAATGAAAAGTTTAAGATTGATGAAGATTACCTAAAGTATGGTACAGCATTGCATGTACAATTTGCTCTGGATTTTTTAAATAATAACTAGGGAAAATTATTTGATTCTCAAAGAATTAGATTCTTTCTTCAATCCATTTATGTATATCCTGTATAACACTTTCTTTTTCATTTTTTTCACTTAATATTTCATGATAACATTCAGGATATATTTTTATAGATTTATCACTTGAACTAATATTGTTAAGCATCCATTTAGAAGCCTCAGCTTTAACTAGTCTATCCATCTCTCCATGAAGTATGAGACATGGATACTCATAGTTTTTAATATTTTCATTAATCCATCTAGAG
This window harbors:
- a CDS encoding RNA-guided endonuclease TnpB family protein, which gives rise to MKKLKRAYKTEIKPTKEQITKIHQTIGVSRFVYNFYIAHNKEVYEKEKRFVSGMDFSKWLNNEYIPNNKDKVWIKEVSSKSVKQAIMNGEKAFKKFFKGEAGFPKFKKKKNQDVKAYFPKNNETDWTIERHRIKIPTLGWIRLKEYGYIPANGRITSGTVSQKADRYYVSVLVEEDIKINNKRCSEGIGVDLGLKDFAICSDGLTKKNINKTKTVKKVEKKLKREQRKLSRKYESLKLRNKKEKGEAAHQNIQKQMVKVQKLHQRLTNIRTDYINKTVSELIKQKPSFITIEDLNIKGMMKNRHLAKAVAQQKFYEFRTKLISKSKQNGIEVRIVDRFYPSSKTCSCCGNIKEDLKLSDRVYKCDNCNTSIDRDLNASINLANAKEYKIA
- a CDS encoding M20/M25/M40 family metallo-hydrolase; this encodes MSGHSSAPNLAKDTIYPACIFVTDLQGIVTKNVDSQQPIILSVGKFIGGTKANVIGKYTDIDISMRYFDLKVREVVHEAIKRHAKAIADAYEIKVDTTIEQSALSLYNDDELTAIADNASKKVFGKGKNIALPKLMGSEDMSYYFQHTKGVYAMLGYRNEEKGSIYYPHNEKFKIDEDYLKYGTALHVQFALDFLNNN